Proteins from a genomic interval of Zingiber officinale cultivar Zhangliang chromosome 2A, Zo_v1.1, whole genome shotgun sequence:
- the LOC122042623 gene encoding ACT domain-containing protein ACR8-like has product MWPPTAPRRRPEPNTKISATCRPRRRAPPPSSLSGCAAGVHFHPHPPAPLIPSRFKYFIPSPPPRLNSNSENLSVRPVPSVSSPSHRVKATQIGMARPANLNEYEKLLLRMDSPRVVIDNAVCGTATLVKVDSARKHGVLLEAVQVLTDLNLTVKKAYISSDGRWFMDVFHVTDQFGRKLTDESVISYLEQSLDTDGVEEPHRPSEEAGLTSLELTGDDRPGLLSEVFAVLVDLGCAVTEAKVWTHAGRIACLVSVKDELSGSPIHRDAQRIHGIESRLRHVLKSDHGSCSARTADISSMAATHADRRLHQLLFADCDYERTSSSSPPSISVHNCSEKGYSVVSVQCPDRPKLLFDMVYTLTDMDYVVFHGTIDTDDDLAHQEFYIRHKDGSPINSAAERQRVIQILRAAIERRTSEGTRLELCIEDRLGLLSEVTRTFRENGLLIARAEVSTKGNVASNVFYVTDVAGQPADPKAVDAVRERIGPHFLLVKEEQRPRLPCPAADGSEEAQVAGNIGIYLGNLFRRNLYNLGLIKSCS; this is encoded by the exons ATGTGGCCTCCGACAGCACCCAGACGTCGACCAGAACCCAACACGAAGATCTCGGCGACGTGTCGCCCCCGACGGCGGGCCCCGCCGCCATCATCTCTGTCGGGGTGCGCCGCTGGGGTCCATTTCCACCCCCACCCACCCGCGCCGCTGATCCCTTCCCGCTTTAAATATTTCATTCCCTCACCGCCGCCCCGACTCAACTCAAATTCTGAAAATCTCTCAGTCCGGCCTGTTCCTTCCGTCTCCAGTCCCAGCCACAGAGTTAAGGCGACGCAGATCGGGATGGCTCGTCCGGCGAACTTGAACGAGTACGAGAAGCTACTCCTTCGGATGGACAGCCCCAG GGTCGTCATCGACAATGCCGTCTGCGGCACGGCGACGCTCGTCAAG GTCGACAGCGCGAGAAAGCACGGCGTCCTCCTGGAGGCGGTGCAGGTACTCACCGACCTCAACCTCACCGTCAAGAAGGCCTACATTTCGTCCGACGGCCGCTGGTTCATGGACGTCTTCCATGTCACCGACCAGTTCGGCCGCAAGCTCACCGACGAAAGCGTCATCTCCTACCTCGAACAG TCTTTGGACACCGACGGCGTCGAAGAACCCCATCGACCGAGCGAGGAGGCCGGGCTCACCAGCCTGGAGCTCACCGGCGATGACCGCCCGGGTTTGCTTTCCGAGGTCTTCGCCGTGCTCGTCGACCTCGGTTGCGCCGTGACGGAGGCCAAGGTGTGGACGCACGCTGGCCGGATCGCCTGCCTCGTCTCCGTCAAGGACGAGCTCTCCGGCTCCCCCATCCACCGCGACGCGCAGCGGATCCACGGAATCGAGTCTCGCCTCCGCCACGTCCTCAAGAGCGACCATGGATCGTGCAGCGCCCGCACCGCCGACATCTCCTCCATGGCCGCCACCCACGCTGACCGGCGCCTCCACCAGTTGCTGTTCGCCGACTGCGACTACGAGCGAACCTCTTCGTCCTCCCCTCCTTCCATCTCCGTTCACAATTGCTCCGAGAAAGGGTATTCCGTCGTCTCCGTGCAGTGCCCCGACCGCCCAAAGCTTCTCTTCGACATGGTCTACACGCTCACCGACATGGACTACGTCGTCTTCCACGGCACCATCGACACCGACGACGATTTAGCTCATCAG GAGTTCTACATAAGGCACAAAGACGGCAGCCCCATCAACTCGGCAGCAGAGCGGCAGAGGGTGATCCAAATCCTGCGCGCGGCCATCGAAAGAAGAACATCAGAG GGAACGAGATTAGAACTCTGCATCGAGGACCGCCTGGGGCTGCTCTCCGAGGTTACGCGGACGTTCCGCGAGAACGGCTTACTGATCGCGAGAGCGGAAGTGTCGACGAAGGGAAACGTGGCCTCGAACGTCTTCTACGTCACTGACGTCGCCGGCCAGCCAGCCGACCCCAAGGCGGTCGACGCCGTTCGGGAAAGGATCGGCCCCCATTTCCTGCTCGTGAAGGAGGAGCAGAGGCCTCGGTTACCGTGCCCAGCAGCTGACGGCAGCGAGGAGGCGCAGGTCGCCGGCAACATCGGGATTTACTTGGGCAATCTTTTCCGGAGAAACCTGTACAACTTAGGACTGATAAAGTCATGTTCTTAG
- the LOC122042624 gene encoding AT-hook motif nuclear-localized protein 1-like isoform X2, with protein MEESGGGVASPAVAPGANGEVVGAAAEEKMEQKNTPQGGGVAEATKKEKLGREGDVVAIVASAAEERNGGQGGGAAEVSGVAGAAATGFGVASVGVRKKRGRPRKYAPDGSLARPLNPRPLSASVPAGEYTPATAVGAVMKLGRGWPEGVGFREAPQFSFQVESSGTLQGEMVACSAGANFTPHILTVACGEGPKAICILSANGVVSNVTLRQPDSFGGTLTYEGRFQLLSLSGSFIPSENGGTRSRSGGMSVSLASADGRVIGGGIAGLLVAASPVQVMVGSFLPSYRLEQKVKKNTKVEIVSQPLPMLTIPFSSKEVEGDPCDSKAHSSPKTSKSNPTTLSFSSFKLENWPAPPPLQSVPGTRNSVLA; from the exons ATGGAGGAGTCGGGCGGTGGAGTGGCTTCGCCGGCGGTGGCGCCGGGGGCGAACGGGGAGGTCGTTGGAGCGGCAGCTGAGGAGAAGATGGAGCAGAAGAATACTCCTCAGGGTGGCGGCGTGGCGGAAGCTACTAAGAAGGAGAAGCTCGGTCGGGAAGGTGATGTTGTAGCCATCGTCGCTTCAGCCGCAGAGGAGAGGAACGGTGGCCAGGGCGGTGGAGCGGCGGAGGTGAGTGGGGTGGCCGGTGCGGCAGCCACTGGGTTCGGCGTGGCAAGCGTAGGGGTGAGGAAGAAGAGGGGCAGGCCGAGGAAGTACGCGCCGGACGGAAGCCTGGCGCGGCCGCTGAACCCAAGGCCGCTCTCGGCGTCGGTTCCAGCGGGAGAGTACACTCCCGCGACGGCGGTCGGGGCGGTGATGAAGCTGGGTAGAGGCTGGCCGGAGGGCGTAGGGTTCCGCGAGGCACCACAATTCTCTTTCCAAGTAGAGTCTTCAG GCACATTGCAAGGTGAAATGGTAGCTTGTTCTGCTGGTGCAAATTTCACACCTCACATTCTTACTGTTGCATGTGGCGAG GGGCCAAAAGCTATTTGTATTTTATCTGCTAATGGGGTTGTATCAAATGTGACTCTTCGTCAACCTGATTCATTTGGTGGTACTCTGACCTACGAG GGACGCTTCCAATTGCTTTCGTTGTCTGGATCATTCATACCATCAGAAAATGGAGGGACAAGAAGCAGGTCTGGAGGGATGAGTGTCTCTTTGGCAAGTGCAGATGGTCGGGTCATCGGCGGAGGGATTGCTGGTTTGCTCGTAGCCGCTAGCCCCGTCCAG GTCATGGTAGGAAGCTTTTTGCCAAGCTACCGCTTGGAGCAGAAGGTGAAAAAGAACACAAAAGTGGAGATCGTATCGCAACCTTTGCCCATGCTAACCATCCCTTTCTCCAGCAAGGAAGTGGAAGGGGATCCTTGTGACTCAAAAGCTCACTCGAGTCCCAAAACTTCCAAATCAAACCCTACGACTTTGTCTTTCTCCTCCTTCAAGTTAGAAAACTGGCCTGCTCCTCCTCCCTTGCAGTCTGTACCCGGCACACGCAACTCTGTATTAGCCTAA
- the LOC122042624 gene encoding AT-hook motif nuclear-localized protein 1-like isoform X1, with protein sequence MEESGGGVASPAVAPGANGEVVGAAAEEKMEQKNTPQGGGVAEATKKEKLGREGDVVAIVASAAEERNGGQGGGAAEVSGVAGAAATGFGVASVGVRKKRGRPRKYAPDGSLARPLNPRPLSASVPAGEYTPATAVGAVMKLGRGWPEGVGFREAPQFSFQVESSGTLQGEMVACSAGANFTPHILTVACGEDITMKIISFSQQGPKAICILSANGVVSNVTLRQPDSFGGTLTYEGRFQLLSLSGSFIPSENGGTRSRSGGMSVSLASADGRVIGGGIAGLLVAASPVQVMVGSFLPSYRLEQKVKKNTKVEIVSQPLPMLTIPFSSKEVEGDPCDSKAHSSPKTSKSNPTTLSFSSFKLENWPAPPPLQSVPGTRNSVLA encoded by the exons ATGGAGGAGTCGGGCGGTGGAGTGGCTTCGCCGGCGGTGGCGCCGGGGGCGAACGGGGAGGTCGTTGGAGCGGCAGCTGAGGAGAAGATGGAGCAGAAGAATACTCCTCAGGGTGGCGGCGTGGCGGAAGCTACTAAGAAGGAGAAGCTCGGTCGGGAAGGTGATGTTGTAGCCATCGTCGCTTCAGCCGCAGAGGAGAGGAACGGTGGCCAGGGCGGTGGAGCGGCGGAGGTGAGTGGGGTGGCCGGTGCGGCAGCCACTGGGTTCGGCGTGGCAAGCGTAGGGGTGAGGAAGAAGAGGGGCAGGCCGAGGAAGTACGCGCCGGACGGAAGCCTGGCGCGGCCGCTGAACCCAAGGCCGCTCTCGGCGTCGGTTCCAGCGGGAGAGTACACTCCCGCGACGGCGGTCGGGGCGGTGATGAAGCTGGGTAGAGGCTGGCCGGAGGGCGTAGGGTTCCGCGAGGCACCACAATTCTCTTTCCAAGTAGAGTCTTCAG GCACATTGCAAGGTGAAATGGTAGCTTGTTCTGCTGGTGCAAATTTCACACCTCACATTCTTACTGTTGCATGTGGCGAG GATATTACCATGAAGATCATATCCTTTTCTCAGCAGGGGCCAAAAGCTATTTGTATTTTATCTGCTAATGGGGTTGTATCAAATGTGACTCTTCGTCAACCTGATTCATTTGGTGGTACTCTGACCTACGAG GGACGCTTCCAATTGCTTTCGTTGTCTGGATCATTCATACCATCAGAAAATGGAGGGACAAGAAGCAGGTCTGGAGGGATGAGTGTCTCTTTGGCAAGTGCAGATGGTCGGGTCATCGGCGGAGGGATTGCTGGTTTGCTCGTAGCCGCTAGCCCCGTCCAG GTCATGGTAGGAAGCTTTTTGCCAAGCTACCGCTTGGAGCAGAAGGTGAAAAAGAACACAAAAGTGGAGATCGTATCGCAACCTTTGCCCATGCTAACCATCCCTTTCTCCAGCAAGGAAGTGGAAGGGGATCCTTGTGACTCAAAAGCTCACTCGAGTCCCAAAACTTCCAAATCAAACCCTACGACTTTGTCTTTCTCCTCCTTCAAGTTAGAAAACTGGCCTGCTCCTCCTCCCTTGCAGTCTGTACCCGGCACACGCAACTCTGTATTAGCCTAA